The Chloroflexota bacterium region TGGAGGGCGGCTTTGAAGCTCAGACGATTAAAATTTTCGAAAACATTAAACTCGTTCTTGAGGCGGCAGGAGCCTCTCTAGAGGATGTAGTCAAGTTAAACATCTATGTAACGGATATGGACAATATCGTCAGATTCAGAGAAATCAGGTCCCGCTACTTCAGCCCTCCCATGCCCGCCAGTACCGGTGTCGAAGTCTCAAAGTTGATACTCCCTGA contains the following coding sequences:
- a CDS encoding RidA family protein, whose product is MKKEGISPERIFEPMGWSHAIKTGNTIYLAGMVGFDEHRNIVEGGFEAQTIKIFENIKLVLEAAGASLEDVVKLNIYVTDMDNIVRFREIRSRYFSPPMPASTGVEVSKLILP